In Arthrobacter sp. StoSoilB5, one genomic interval encodes:
- a CDS encoding type II secretion system F family protein yields MDTPALFVTAIGLCVVALMVLVIVVLKPRNGSIPLERRRLGTAPDDSAVGRVSQSAVQFMDTALGRSGGPFNRDVLYNAGVKQAPADFTVMVVVGTVIVGVIGSFLINVFIGILLALATPFVAKLLLVFKTEKRRGKFESQLTDTIQMLIGGLRVGHSIMRSFEAAAQEAQAPTSEELGRIVNEVRIGKDARQAIEDCADRMDSEDFRWIGQAIQINREVGGDLAEVLEQVAGTIRERSEVKGHVRALSAEGKMSAVILMALPVAVGLFVTAINPGYMRVFVQHPIGIALMVASAILFTVGGFWMSRTVKIKF; encoded by the coding sequence ATGGATACGCCGGCGCTTTTTGTTACAGCCATCGGCCTTTGCGTCGTTGCCCTCATGGTGCTCGTCATCGTCGTCCTGAAGCCACGCAACGGAAGCATTCCCTTGGAACGCCGGCGCCTGGGCACGGCGCCTGACGATTCCGCAGTGGGCCGCGTTTCACAGTCTGCAGTCCAATTTATGGACACTGCACTGGGCCGCTCCGGTGGACCGTTTAATCGCGACGTTCTTTATAACGCAGGAGTCAAGCAAGCACCTGCCGACTTCACCGTTATGGTTGTCGTCGGCACGGTGATCGTGGGCGTCATCGGCAGCTTCCTCATCAATGTGTTTATCGGTATCTTGCTGGCACTGGCCACGCCATTCGTTGCGAAACTGCTGCTGGTGTTCAAGACCGAAAAACGCCGCGGGAAATTTGAGTCGCAGCTAACGGATACCATCCAGATGTTGATTGGTGGCCTCCGCGTCGGCCACAGCATCATGCGGTCATTCGAAGCAGCTGCACAGGAAGCACAAGCACCCACCTCGGAAGAATTGGGCCGGATCGTCAATGAAGTGAGGATCGGCAAGGACGCCCGCCAAGCCATCGAAGACTGCGCCGACCGCATGGACAGCGAGGACTTCCGCTGGATTGGCCAGGCCATACAAATCAATCGCGAAGTGGGCGGTGACTTGGCAGAGGTACTGGAGCAAGTCGCCGGCACCATCCGGGAGCGCAGCGAAGTCAAGGGACACGTGCGTGCCCTCAGTGCCGAAGGCAAGATGTCGGCCGTCATTCTCATGGCACTCCCGGTGGCAGTCGGACTGTTCGTGACAGCCATCAACCCGGGCTACATGAGGGTCTTCGTTCAACATCCCATAGGAATTGCCCTGATGGTTGCCAGCGCGATCCTGTTCACCGTCGGTGGCTTCTGGATGAGCCGCACCGTAAAGATTAAGTTCTAG
- a CDS encoding CpaF family protein gives MKLSERLTRNNPLAAVEIKEAEPGGQAASVAPTANSPMLGGAPSAPVVDALSGLKQRAASALFERMGSRLGDASSSEEELRSFAVDELSAVIDDEQVPLSPEERRRLIREISDEVMGFGPLQRLLEDPSVTEVMVNRFDQIYVERHGHLALTDLQFSSDAHLRKVIERIVSKVGRRIDESSPLVDARLEDGSRVNAIIPPLAVNGPSLTIRKFSHVPLTVRNLIEWESISHEMAELLSACVLARLNVIVSGGTGTGKTTLLNVLSSFIPESDRIVTIEDAVELQLQQRHVVRLESRPPNIEGKGAITIRDLVRNSLRMRPDRIIVGEVRGGESLDMLQAMNTGHDGSLSTVHANSPRDAIARLETLVLMAGMDLPLRAIREQVSSAVDVIVQVTRLRDGSRRVTHVTEVQGMEGDVVTLQDAFLFDYSAGLDAQGRFLGRALPTGIRPRFLDRFAELGITVSPSVFGVAPVTAGRR, from the coding sequence ATGAAACTGTCAGAAAGGCTCACGAGGAACAACCCGCTTGCCGCCGTCGAAATCAAGGAAGCCGAGCCTGGAGGACAGGCCGCCAGCGTAGCGCCAACAGCGAATTCTCCGATGTTGGGAGGGGCTCCGTCTGCACCCGTGGTCGATGCCCTTTCAGGCCTTAAGCAAAGGGCCGCTTCGGCACTCTTCGAGCGAATGGGCTCTAGGCTTGGGGACGCCTCCTCGTCGGAGGAAGAGCTTCGGTCCTTCGCCGTGGACGAACTTTCAGCTGTCATTGATGACGAGCAAGTGCCACTTTCACCCGAGGAACGCCGCCGGCTGATCCGCGAGATTTCGGATGAGGTCATGGGCTTCGGTCCACTGCAGCGTCTCTTGGAGGATCCCTCGGTTACGGAGGTGATGGTCAACCGCTTTGACCAGATTTACGTTGAGCGTCACGGTCACCTGGCACTGACTGACCTGCAATTCAGCTCGGACGCGCACCTCAGGAAAGTCATCGAACGGATCGTGTCCAAGGTCGGACGACGGATAGACGAGTCTTCCCCGCTTGTTGATGCGCGCCTCGAGGACGGCTCCCGCGTCAATGCGATTATCCCGCCGCTTGCTGTCAACGGACCCTCGCTGACCATCAGGAAATTCAGCCACGTTCCACTCACCGTCCGCAACCTGATCGAGTGGGAATCCATCAGCCACGAAATGGCGGAGCTACTGAGCGCCTGTGTGTTGGCCCGGCTCAATGTCATCGTCTCTGGGGGCACCGGAACAGGGAAGACGACTCTCCTGAACGTCTTGTCTTCCTTCATCCCGGAGTCCGACCGCATCGTCACTATTGAGGACGCAGTGGAGCTTCAATTGCAACAGCGCCACGTGGTCAGATTGGAGAGCCGCCCGCCCAATATCGAAGGCAAGGGCGCCATCACCATTCGGGATCTGGTCCGCAACTCCCTCCGCATGCGGCCCGACCGGATCATCGTGGGCGAGGTTCGTGGCGGAGAGTCGCTGGACATGTTGCAGGCGATGAACACCGGCCACGATGGCTCATTGTCCACCGTCCATGCAAACTCGCCGCGGGATGCGATCGCGCGCCTTGAGACGCTCGTGTTGATGGCTGGCATGGATCTACCGCTCAGGGCCATCCGCGAGCAGGTGTCCTCTGCCGTGGACGTGATCGTCCAAGTGACACGCTTGCGGGACGGCAGCCGCCGCGTCACGCACGTGACCGAAGTGCAGGGTATGGAGGGCGACGTCGTGACGCTGCAGGACGCTTTCCTCTTTGACTATTCTGCTGGCTTGGATGCCCAAGGGCGTTTCCTCGGCAGGGCTCTGCCAACGGGTATCCGGCCAAGGTTCCTGGACCGTTTTGCAGAACTCGGTATCACGGTATCGCCATCCGTGTTTGGCGTCGCTCCCGTAACTGCGGGGAGGCGATAG
- a CDS encoding AAA family ATPase, with translation MSRFVAITAVRDFEGRVRQAIAGALHGDLQTLSPDVLRGGTDDVFKELTGAPPEVMILGPGVSPDDALKLATVFDLQYPEISLLLVAEPSPEIVLRAMHSGIRDVVTPEIEVNELRILLERACLASASRRRGMQPAAESGQDRGRVIAVMSPKGGVGKTTVATNLAVGLGALAPMSVVIVDLDLQFGDVASGLLLEPEHSITEAVHGAAAQDSMVLKAFLTVHPAGIYALCAPQKPSESDYITADHVTRLLNQLATEFKYVVVDTAPGLGEHCLATLELATDGVWVCGMDVPSIRGLRKCFSVLRELQLLPQGRHTVLNFADRKSGISVQDVEATIGVPIDTVIPRSRNLPFSTNRGVPVLQGTTRDSATKGLKKLVERFDPRLETVTPSKLHRRVVVS, from the coding sequence ATGAGCCGCTTTGTAGCCATCACTGCAGTTCGTGATTTTGAAGGCCGCGTGCGCCAGGCCATCGCCGGGGCACTCCATGGGGACCTGCAAACGCTCTCCCCCGACGTACTCCGGGGTGGGACGGATGACGTCTTCAAGGAACTCACAGGGGCGCCACCGGAGGTGATGATTCTGGGACCGGGCGTAAGTCCGGACGACGCTTTGAAGCTGGCCACGGTCTTCGACCTCCAATATCCGGAAATCAGCCTGTTGCTGGTGGCCGAACCCAGCCCCGAGATCGTTCTTCGTGCCATGCATTCGGGCATCCGGGACGTTGTTACACCGGAAATTGAGGTTAACGAGCTGCGGATACTCCTGGAACGAGCCTGCCTGGCCTCCGCCAGCCGGCGTCGTGGAATGCAGCCAGCTGCTGAATCCGGTCAGGACAGAGGCCGGGTCATTGCCGTCATGTCCCCGAAAGGCGGAGTCGGCAAGACAACGGTTGCAACAAATTTGGCGGTCGGTCTTGGAGCCCTGGCGCCTATGAGCGTGGTCATTGTTGATCTTGACCTGCAATTCGGCGACGTCGCCTCTGGACTGCTGCTGGAACCAGAACACTCGATTACCGAGGCTGTTCATGGTGCGGCTGCCCAGGACTCGATGGTGCTCAAGGCATTCCTCACCGTCCACCCGGCGGGAATCTATGCACTTTGTGCACCGCAGAAGCCATCGGAGTCGGATTACATCACAGCTGACCACGTCACAAGGCTCCTCAACCAGCTGGCCACGGAATTCAAGTACGTGGTGGTAGACACAGCACCGGGACTTGGCGAACACTGCCTGGCGACTCTTGAGCTTGCCACGGACGGGGTCTGGGTCTGCGGCATGGACGTCCCCAGCATTCGTGGGCTCCGGAAGTGCTTCAGCGTACTGAGGGAACTTCAGCTCTTGCCACAGGGCAGACACACGGTGCTGAACTTCGCGGATAGAAAGAGCGGCATCTCGGTACAGGACGTTGAGGCGACCATCGGTGTCCCTATTGATACCGTCATCCCCCGTTCCCGGAACCTGCCGTTCTCCACGAACCGGGGTGTCCCAGTGCTCCAAGGCACCACTCGGGATTCAGCCACGAAGGGGCTCAAAAAGCTTGTTGAGCGATTCGATCCCCGTCTGGAAACAGTTACTCCGAGCAAGCTGCACCGGAGGGTGGTGGTGTCATGA
- a CDS encoding prepilin peptidase — protein MTNGPVFLLLLAVAGLLLSPAVEFVIARRYPRFGELPSTTVRITTAAVTALLFALLGWRFGFTAELPAFLLLALLGVQLSRIDFTLHLLPNPLVLFLLGGGLVLLATSAALDPAWPELLRALAGGLILFVGYLILGLISPRSLGMGDVKLAAPLGLYLGYLGWKQVLYGGLLGFVVGGVLTVLLWRLSRKEKPAETAHGPAMVVAALGVTLLLQ, from the coding sequence ATGACCAACGGTCCCGTTTTCCTGCTCCTGCTCGCCGTCGCCGGCCTGCTGTTGAGCCCGGCCGTCGAGTTCGTGATCGCCCGCCGCTATCCGCGATTTGGCGAACTCCCCTCCACTACGGTCCGGATTACGACGGCGGCAGTCACCGCGCTGCTGTTTGCCTTGCTTGGGTGGCGCTTTGGTTTTACCGCGGAATTGCCGGCGTTCCTTTTATTGGCACTTCTTGGGGTGCAGCTTTCGAGAATTGATTTCACCCTCCATTTGCTGCCAAACCCCCTCGTTTTGTTCCTGCTAGGGGGCGGTCTTGTTCTCCTTGCCACGTCGGCAGCACTGGATCCCGCCTGGCCCGAGCTGCTCCGGGCCCTCGCCGGAGGCCTCATACTCTTCGTTGGCTACCTGATTCTGGGACTTATTTCGCCGAGAAGCCTCGGAATGGGCGATGTGAAGCTCGCAGCACCACTTGGACTGTACTTGGGGTACTTGGGTTGGAAGCAAGTACTCTACGGCGGACTACTGGGATTCGTGGTGGGCGGGGTGCTCACGGTGCTGCTGTGGCGGCTAAGTCGCAAGGAAAAGCCCGCAGAAACAGCCCACGGCCCGGCGATGGTTGTCGCGGCACTGGGTGTAACTCTCCTACTTCAGTAG
- a CDS encoding Flp family type IVb pilin encodes MSALMFTITSYIAGVKDRFTSEEKGATMVEYGLMVALIAVVVAVAVGPLGLAIQGLFGGVTASL; translated from the coding sequence ATGTCTGCTCTTATGTTCACCATCACTTCGTACATCGCCGGCGTCAAGGACCGCTTCACCTCCGAGGAGAAGGGCGCGACGATGGTGGAATACGGCCTCATGGTCGCCCTGATCGCGGTAGTGGTTGCAGTGGCGGTCGGTCCCCTGGGCTTGGCTATCCAAGGCCTGTTCGGCGGCGTCACCGCCTCGCTCTGA
- a CDS encoding Tad domain-containing protein, producing MRWLRNFRSLRQSQFQGDANESGERGAATVIVAGLMVVLLGFAALAVDVGALYAEKAQLQNGADAAALAIATDCAGGSCGNSTATGNQFANSNANDNSSGAVVTFPAATTVRVVTNARDAGSGANSFSLFFAQAFGIETATVGATAEASWGAPSSATTLPWTVSECVFKKYLSPTQLASLNSTGNFAGDPIPTHLLLRYDTNAPTVPGCAAQNGYQPGGFGWLVTTSGCSTDISINATVNGQTGNHFPNDPACNSVLAHIMDEPALMPLFKTATGNGSNAKYTLVGFAAFQVTGYRFSGSGGVQDPAAPACTGNCRGLQGFFSRFVSLEEGSQMSGGIPNYGASVVTLTE from the coding sequence ATGCGGTGGCTAAGGAATTTCCGGAGTCTTCGTCAGTCCCAGTTTCAGGGCGATGCCAACGAGTCCGGGGAGCGCGGTGCTGCGACGGTCATCGTCGCCGGGCTCATGGTAGTCCTGTTGGGCTTTGCCGCCTTGGCTGTTGATGTGGGGGCTCTCTACGCGGAGAAAGCACAGTTGCAAAATGGCGCCGACGCCGCCGCACTGGCAATTGCCACTGACTGTGCCGGGGGTAGTTGTGGAAACAGCACAGCGACGGGAAATCAATTCGCCAATAGCAACGCGAATGACAACTCCAGCGGTGCCGTTGTTACCTTCCCGGCAGCCACAACAGTTCGGGTAGTGACTAATGCCCGGGACGCAGGCTCCGGCGCAAACAGTTTCTCACTGTTCTTCGCACAGGCCTTCGGGATTGAAACTGCCACTGTAGGTGCGACAGCGGAAGCGTCCTGGGGTGCTCCGTCCAGCGCAACCACACTCCCTTGGACTGTCAGTGAGTGCGTCTTCAAGAAGTATCTTTCGCCAACACAACTTGCCTCGCTCAATTCCACTGGGAATTTTGCGGGCGATCCAATCCCAACGCACCTTCTATTGCGTTACGACACGAATGCTCCGACCGTTCCGGGCTGCGCAGCACAAAACGGCTATCAACCGGGGGGCTTTGGCTGGTTGGTCACCACGTCTGGTTGCTCCACCGACATCTCAATCAATGCAACAGTCAACGGTCAAACCGGAAACCATTTCCCCAACGACCCCGCCTGCAATTCCGTGCTGGCCCACATCATGGACGAGCCAGCTCTAATGCCGCTTTTCAAGACAGCGACAGGCAACGGATCCAACGCGAAGTACACACTGGTTGGTTTCGCGGCTTTTCAGGTCACTGGCTACAGGTTCAGCGGTTCCGGCGGCGTACAGGACCCCGCTGCTCCGGCCTGCACCGGCAACTGCCGCGGCCTCCAAGGGTTTTTCTCCCGCTTCGTGTCACTCGAAGAGGGTTCGCAAATGTCGGGGGGCATTCCCAACTATGGAGCGTCAGTTGTAACGCTCACCGAATAG
- a CDS encoding type II secretion system F family protein — translation MTPMAWLIIAVIVLPIAYFAWSLATIDRKSVVAIQTNLGSGFAQGTGVNIHRPPILLGLARKLTPGSYEAKLDQWLALAGRPKSMPLTKLIAIKPALALAGAVGGVLLVASNPSPTMIGLGLFLTILLYFLPDLLIYNTGIKRQEAIQLEFPNTLDQMLISVEAGLGFEAAMERASSYGTGPLALELMRTLQDIQVGRPRQEAYEAMAERSTVPDVRSFVLAVIQADKYGIGIANVLRAQAKQARVKRRQKAEEKAMKLPVKVLFPLMFCIFPVLFIVLLGPAVIKIIQMFT, via the coding sequence ATGACTCCCATGGCTTGGCTGATCATCGCTGTGATCGTCCTCCCCATTGCCTATTTCGCGTGGTCGTTAGCCACCATTGACCGCAAGTCCGTGGTGGCAATTCAGACAAATCTTGGTTCCGGATTCGCCCAGGGCACTGGCGTGAATATCCACCGCCCCCCGATTTTGTTAGGGCTGGCCCGGAAACTCACCCCTGGCAGTTACGAAGCCAAACTCGATCAATGGCTGGCGCTTGCCGGACGTCCCAAGTCGATGCCCCTGACCAAACTCATCGCCATCAAACCAGCTCTCGCCCTTGCGGGCGCTGTAGGCGGAGTCCTGCTGGTCGCCAGCAACCCGAGCCCCACAATGATCGGCCTTGGGTTGTTCCTGACAATCCTGTTGTACTTCCTTCCGGATCTCTTGATCTACAACACCGGGATCAAGCGCCAAGAGGCCATACAGCTGGAATTCCCGAACACGTTGGACCAAATGCTCATCTCCGTTGAGGCAGGACTCGGTTTCGAAGCGGCAATGGAACGGGCCTCCTCTTATGGCACAGGACCTCTGGCCCTGGAATTGATGCGAACACTCCAAGACATCCAAGTGGGCCGTCCACGGCAGGAAGCCTATGAGGCCATGGCCGAACGGTCCACTGTCCCTGACGTCCGCAGCTTTGTCCTCGCAGTGATCCAAGCTGACAAATATGGCATCGGCATCGCCAACGTCCTCCGTGCACAAGCCAAGCAAGCCCGGGTCAAGCGTCGTCAGAAAGCAGAAGAGAAAGCGATGAAGTTGCCTGTCAAGGTGCTTTTCCCGCTGATGTTCTGCATATTTCCGGTGCTTTTCATAGTCCTTCTGGGTCCCGCTGTCATCAAGATCATCCAGATGTTCACCTGA
- a CDS encoding TadE/TadG family type IV pilus assembly protein: MKSKKKERGAVAVEMAILLPLLLLILIGIMEFGRVLNVQVSLTQAAREGARYAAVHYQDGGLNVSGTALAAAPSLSGLGVSVTDNASSCAPGSNVTVTTSVSLTSMSGFLDAGFFGGPGIFPLNMTGVGVMRCGG; this comes from the coding sequence GTGAAATCGAAGAAGAAAGAGCGCGGAGCAGTAGCCGTGGAAATGGCAATCCTGTTGCCGCTGCTGCTGCTGATCTTAATCGGGATTATGGAATTCGGGCGGGTGCTCAACGTCCAAGTGTCCCTCACACAAGCAGCTCGGGAGGGCGCCCGTTATGCAGCCGTTCACTACCAGGATGGTGGTCTGAACGTATCCGGTACGGCTTTGGCCGCAGCACCGTCCCTTAGTGGCCTGGGAGTTTCAGTTACAGATAACGCGTCAAGCTGTGCTCCCGGCTCCAACGTCACAGTGACAACCAGTGTCTCCCTGACTTCCATGTCCGGCTTCCTTGATGCCGGATTCTTTGGTGGGCCAGGCATCTTCCCGCTGAACATGACTGGGGTAGGAGTGATGAGATGCGGTGGCTAA
- a CDS encoding RcpC/CpaB family pilus assembly protein has protein sequence MKTRLLGGIAALLLAVIGTVLLVTYVQGADKRAQQGLDPVSVLVVKERIPAGTKVEEIQSKVKAETLPQSAVAPGTINALTDQKGKVTSAELQPGEQLLGVKLVDPKDLAPGTVPVPEGLQESTFVLAPERILGGRIEAGDTVTVFASFKLDDAVPAGANLPAGLTGWKNFTELLYHDVLVTAVQQAAPDAEKSAGADKGVALPNGSAYVTVALSDANAAKMVFGAEFGTLWLSKQTDKTAKSDPPTTTFGGLVQ, from the coding sequence GTGAAAACACGCCTACTGGGAGGCATTGCAGCACTGCTATTAGCAGTCATTGGCACCGTCTTGCTGGTCACCTATGTTCAGGGGGCCGACAAGCGGGCGCAGCAAGGGCTTGATCCCGTCAGCGTACTTGTGGTGAAGGAACGTATTCCGGCCGGCACCAAAGTCGAAGAAATTCAATCGAAGGTCAAGGCGGAGACCCTGCCGCAATCCGCGGTTGCACCAGGCACCATCAACGCCCTTACCGATCAAAAAGGCAAGGTCACTTCGGCGGAGCTTCAGCCCGGCGAACAATTGCTGGGAGTGAAACTGGTTGATCCCAAGGATCTGGCTCCGGGAACGGTGCCCGTGCCGGAGGGTTTGCAGGAATCAACCTTTGTCCTGGCCCCCGAGCGCATACTCGGCGGTCGGATCGAAGCCGGCGACACCGTCACGGTATTTGCGTCATTCAAGTTGGACGACGCGGTTCCTGCCGGCGCCAACCTGCCAGCCGGTCTGACGGGCTGGAAAAACTTCACTGAGCTGCTTTACCACGATGTTCTCGTCACTGCTGTCCAACAAGCGGCCCCTGACGCGGAAAAATCCGCCGGGGCAGACAAGGGAGTAGCACTCCCGAACGGTTCAGCCTACGTGACGGTGGCCCTGAGTGATGCCAACGCCGCCAAAATGGTTTTCGGTGCAGAGTTCGGGACGTTGTGGCTCTCCAAGCAGACGGACAAAACCGCAAAGAGCGATCCACCGACGACAACCTTCGGAGGGCTGGTCCAATGA
- the rplM gene encoding 50S ribosomal protein L13: MRTYTPKPGDINRQWHVIDATDVVLGRLASQTATLLRGKHKPTFASHMDMGDFVIIINAEKVALTGAKLEQKRAYRHSGYPGGLTSVNYAELLESNPVRAVEKAIKGMLPKNSLAAQQLGKLKVYAGPEHPHAAQQPKTFEITQVAQ; this comes from the coding sequence GTGCGTACGTACACCCCGAAGCCCGGCGATATCAACCGCCAGTGGCACGTCATTGACGCCACCGACGTTGTCCTTGGTCGTCTTGCCAGCCAGACCGCAACACTGCTGCGCGGAAAGCACAAGCCGACCTTTGCGTCCCACATGGACATGGGCGACTTCGTCATTATCATCAACGCTGAAAAGGTTGCCCTCACCGGCGCCAAGCTGGAGCAGAAGCGCGCATACCGCCACTCCGGCTACCCGGGCGGCCTGACCTCCGTCAACTACGCCGAGCTGCTGGAATCCAACCCGGTTCGCGCTGTTGAGAAGGCCATCAAGGGCATGCTCCCCAAGAACTCCCTCGCCGCTCAGCAGCTGGGCAAGCTCAAGGTCTACGCAGGCCCCGAGCACCCGCACGCTGCACAGCAGCCGAAGACTTTCGAAATCACCCAGGTCGCCCAGTAG
- the rpsI gene encoding 30S ribosomal protein S9, translating to MAQNEELTAEAVEAEETLTSYTSESTSVEDAPKKERPALTVAGAAVGRRKEAVARVRVIPGSGKWIINGRTLENYFPNKLHQQDVNEPFKILDLEGAYDVIARIHGGGISGQAGALRLGVARSLNEIDVDNNRATLKKAGYLRRDARVIERKKAGLKKARKAQQYSKR from the coding sequence GTGGCTCAGAACGAAGAACTGACCGCCGAAGCCGTCGAGGCTGAGGAAACCCTCACCAGCTACACCTCTGAAAGCACATCTGTTGAAGATGCGCCCAAGAAGGAGCGCCCGGCACTGACCGTTGCCGGTGCAGCCGTTGGCCGCCGCAAGGAAGCCGTTGCACGCGTTCGCGTCATCCCGGGTTCCGGCAAGTGGATCATCAATGGCCGCACGCTGGAGAACTACTTCCCGAACAAGCTGCACCAGCAGGATGTCAACGAGCCCTTCAAGATCCTTGATCTTGAAGGCGCCTACGACGTCATCGCCCGCATCCACGGTGGTGGCATCTCCGGCCAGGCCGGTGCACTGCGCCTCGGTGTTGCCCGCTCGCTGAACGAGATCGACGTCGACAACAACCGCGCCACCCTCAAGAAGGCCGGTTACCTGCGCCGTGACGCCCGCGTCATCGAGCGTAAGAAGGCTGGTCTCAAGAAGGCACGCAAGGCTCAGCAGTACTCCAAGCGTTAA